The genome window GGTTGGACCGGGACGCCGATGGCGGTGAAATGCTCTTGCGGATAGCGCATGAGCACCGCGCCATGCCGTTCGTAGTCGTCCAGCGCCGCCCGCAGCCGGCCGGGGGCCTGGCCGGCATCCCATCGCCCATCCGCCTGCAACCCGGCAATGATGCGTTCGCGCTCGGCCCGCGGCTGGGCCGCCAGGTATGCCAATCCCAACGATGAATCGGTCAGGCCCACGGTCGAGCCGATGTGCAGCATCACGCGCCGCACCTGGGCGGGCTCGCAACGCTGGATGACCACCATGCTGGCTTCGTGCCGCTCGGCCAGCAGCACCGTGGTGCCCAGGGTATCGGCGGCGGCCTTCATGAGCGGCACGGCATAGTCATTGATCCCGGTCTGCGCGACCACGGCATAGCCCAGCAGCAGGGCGGCCGCGCCCACGCGCAGCTTGTCGTTGGCGGTGGGCACCAGATAGCCCAGCGCCGCCAGCGTCTTGCACAGCCGCCAGACGGTGGGCTGCGGCAGACCGGTCAGCCGGGCGATTTCCGTGGTGCCCAGTTCGGCGCGCGCGGGCGTGAAGCAGCGCAGGATTTCCAGGCCCCGGGCCAGCGCGGTAACGAACAGCGGATCGGTTTCTTTCATGGCGCGGGCGGGCCTTGACACCCTTCAAGGTGAAGCCCAGAATAAATTCATAAAACGAATTATCAATTCATATAATGAATTATTCAAGCCCCATGCAGCAAGATTGCACGCCGGAGCTGGCCGAAATGCGTCCCGCCATCCGCCGTTTCGTCGGTGAACGGCTGGAGCCCCTGGCCCGCCAGATGGACCAGGACGGCCAACTGGCGCCTTCCGCGCTGGCCGAGATGCGCCAACAGGGCTACCTGGGCATGCGCCTGCCCGCCGAATACGGCGGAGGGGGATTCGACCTGGCCACCTATTGCCTGGTGATGGAGGAAGTGGCGCGCTCGCACCGCGTCTTCACGGTCATGCTCGATTGCACCAGCGGGCTGACGCCTATCGGCATCGCGCGCCATGGGACGCCGGCGCAGCGCGGCAAATACGTCGCCCGGCTGGCCAGCGGCGAATGGCTGGGCAGCTTCGCGCTGACCGAGCCCGAGGCGGGGTCGGACGCGGCCGCCTTGCGCACCACGGCGGAGAAAACGGCGGGGGGGTGGGTGATCAACGGGCTGAAGCAGTTCATCAGCGCCGCGCATCGTGCGCAGGTGGTCATGGTGCTGGCCGTGACCGATGCGGCGCGGCGCGCGCGGGGCGGCATCACGGCCTTCCTGGTGGACCAGGGCACGCCGGGTATGCACATCGCGCGAGTGGACAAGACCATCGGCTCCGATCCCATCGAACTGGCCGAGATCCGCTTCGACGGCTGTTTCGTACCCGACGAGGCGGTGCTGGGCGAGGTCGGCGGCGGATTCGGCATCGCCATGGGGTCGCTGGCCAGCGGCCGCATGGGAGTGTCGGCCGCGTGCATAGGCACGGCCGACCGGCTCTTGGAAGAAGCCGTGGCCTACGCCAAGACCCGCGTCACCTTCGGCCAGCCACTGGCCGACAGGCAGGCCATTCAATGGATGCTGGCGGATTCGGCCACCGAACTGGCGCTGGCGCGGTCGCTGGCCTACGACACCATGCGGCGTATCGATGCAGGCCAGGACGCGGGCACGGCCACCAGCATGGTCAAGCTGTTCTGCTCCGAGATGGTGGGGCGGGTGGCCGACCGGACGGTGCAGATACTGGGCGGCTCGGGCCTGATCCGCGGCGTGCCGGTCGAGCGTTTCTATCGCGACGTGCGGCATTACCGCATCGGCGAAGGCGCATCCGAGATCCAGCGCATGCTGATCGCCCGGGCGTTGTTGAAATGACGGCCCGCCCGCCGAACGTCGACGGGGAAAGCCGGCCGCTGGCGCGGCGGCTGGCGGCGTTCGCGCTGGGCCTGCGGCGCGCGGACCTGTCGCCGGCCCGGCGCGGGAAGGTCGCGCTGATCCTGGCGGACTTCCTGGGCTGCGTGCTGGCCGGATCCAGCCTGCCCGAGGCCGAATCGGCCTTCGTGCTGGCGCAGCCGGGCGAAGTTCGGATTCCCGGCGCGCCGGCCGGCCTGAGTCCGGAGTCGGCCGCCATCGCGATGAGCACCCTGGGCTCGCTGCTGCAATGGCACGACGGCTACGGCAGTGGCGGCAATCATCCTTGCAACACCATCATTCCCGCGGTGTGGTGCATGCGCGAGGACCGGAGCATGGCATCGGTCCATATGGCCATCGCGGTCGGCTACGAGGTCGCGAACCGGCTGGCGGCCAGCGCGCATCCGGCCCTGACGCTGGCGGGGCTGGCGCCGACCTCGTGCACCGGCGCGATCGGGGCGACCGCCGCATTGGGACGCCTGCTGGAACTGGACGAGGACACCCTGGCGCGCGCGATCGGCAACGCGGCCTTTTCGTTTCCCGCGGCGGCGCTGCGCGGCCTGACCGAACACGGTTCGGCGGTGCCGCTGCATGGCGGCCTGGCGGCGCGCTGCGCCATCGAATCGGTGAAGCTGGCGCGCGCCGGCCTGGGGGCGGGCGCACGTGTCTTCGAGGGCGGCGCCGACCCGGGCGTCCTGGACGTGCTGCGCAGCCGGGGGCTCGCGCAGGATCCGGAAACCTGGCGCGGCGAGACGCTGGACGGCGTGTACTTCAAGCCCATTCCCGCCTGCCGCCATGCCCAGCCGGCCATCGATGCCATCCAGGCCATCTGGAGCGGCGGGGCGTTGGCCGCGCGGGACATCGAACGCGTCGACGTGCACACCTATCCGGTCGCGCTGCGCTTCGGACAGGCGCCCGGACCGTCGCACGAGCTGTACGACCGCCTGATGAGCGTGGTCTGGACCGTGGCCAGCGCCTTGTGCCACGGCCGGTACGACCTGTCGAACGTACGGAGGCCCGCTGTCGAGCCGGAGGTGACGCGGCTGTATCCCCGCATCCACCTGCATGTGGACGAGGCGTATGCGGCGCTATATCCGCGCTACCTGCCGGCGCGGGTCGAGATCGCGCTGCGCGGGGGCGGCCGGCGCACCGGCACCTGCATGATGGAGTACGGCACGCCGTCCGAACACGGCCCCTATTCGCCGGGCGGCACGCACGTACCGCCGCTGGACAAGGCTGGGGTGGAGCACAAGTTCCGCGAGCTGGCGCGTGCCGCGCTGGACGACGGACAGGCGGACGCGCTGTGGCGCGAGGCGAGGGCGGTGGAGGACTTGACCGGCCAGGCGGCGGCCGAGGTTGGCTGATGCGGCTTTCTAATTGTCCTATTGACAGAACAATAGATCATAAATAAAGTCCTCCGGAGTATCTTGAATGCAAGAGGGGCGCATGTCGGAAGTCAAGCTCGATCCGGTCACGCTGGCGGTCCTGAAGGGGCGGCTGGAGCAGATCGCCGATGAAATGGACGCCACGCTCTACCGCAGCGCGTTCAATCCCATCATTGCCGAGGCCCACGATGCCTGCCATGGGATCTACGACGGCGCGACCGGCGATACGCTCGTGCAGGGCAAGTCGGGCCTGCCGGTGTTCGTCGGGGCGATGGCCTTCGCCGTGCGCGCCGCGGTCCAGGCGGCGCAGCCCCTGGGCGGCATGCGCGAGGGCGAGGTCTGGCTGTTCAACGACCCCTACGAAGGCGGCACGCATGCCAACGACTTCAAGCTGGTCAAGCCCTTCTTCCTGGAGGGGCGGCTGGTTTGTTTCCTGGCCTCGGCGGCGCACTGGCACGACGTGGGCGGCAACGTCCCCGGTAACTACAACCCGGCCGCCACCGAGTGCTGGCAGGAAGCGGTCCAGATCCCGCCGGTGCGCATCGTGCAGCAAGGAGAGGTGAATCCCGACGTGCTGGCCATCCTGCGCGCCAACACGCGGATGCCCGACAGCCTGTGGGGCGACCTGAACGGGCAGCTCGCGGCGCTGGAGCTGGGCGAGCGCCGCCTGGCCGAATTGTTCTCGGCCTATGGCGAACCGCGGGTGACTGGCGCCATGGGCGCCCTGCGCGAGCGGGCGCGCAAGCTGATGCGGGCGCACATCGCGTCGCTGCCCGATGGCCGCTATTCGTTCGAGGACTACCTCGACAATGACGGCATCCGCGACGAGATGCTGCGCGTCGCGCTGGACATGACGGTGGAGGGCGAGCGGCTGGTGCTGGACTTCTCGCGCACCTCGGGTCCCTGCGCGGGCGCGGTCAATATCTCGCGCGCCACCGCGGTGGCGGCCTGCTATGTCGCGCTCAAGCATCTGTTTCCCGATGTGCCGGCCAATGCCGGCGTGCTGGACGCGGTCGAGTTCGTGATGCCCGAGGGGCTGCTGATCACGGCGCAGCGGCCCCGGCCGGTCGGCGGCTACACCGAGACCATCCTGCGCATGATAGACGTGGTCTTCAGCGCGGCGGCGCAGGCCGATCCGACGCGCGCCGTGGCCCAGGCCTACGGCACGATCAACGCGCTTTCCATCGCCGGGCTGCGCAGCGACGAAGGGCGCCAGGGCCAGCGCTGGGTGATGTTCAGCTTCTTCGGCGGCGGCCACGGCGGCCATGCCGGCGGCGATGGCCTGAGCCACGGCAACGCGCCCATTTCCACGGCCACGATACCGCCGTTGGAAATCATCGAGGCCGCGTATCCCGTGCGCTTCACGCAGTGGTCGCTGCGGCCGGATTCAGGCGGGCCCGGCATGCACCGGGGCGGCCTGGGCGCGATCTACGAGATCGAACTGCTGGAGCAGTCAGCGCAGGCCTTCGTCTTCGGCGAACGCGGCAAGTCGGCTCCCAAGGGCATCGCGGGAGGCGGCAACGGCGCGCTGAACCGGTTCAGCTACCGTGTGGACGGCCAGTGGCGGACCCCGCCCATGGTGTCGAAGATGATGGGCATACCGCTGTCCCGCGGCGACCGGGTCAGGCTGGAGACGCCGGGCGGAGGCGGTTATGGCGATCCCGCGCGGCGCGACGGCGCCGTCGTGGAGCGCGACCGGGCCATGGGATATGTGACGGAGGGTGGGCAGTGAGCGGGCAGCAGCGGGTCGTCGGCGTCGACGTGGGAGGGACATTCACCGACTTGTTCGTGCTGGACGAGGCGGACCAGTCGGTGGCCGTGGTCAAGGTCCCGTCCACGCGAGGCGAGGAAGCGGTGGGCTTCATGAATGGCATCGCGCGGCTGGACGATGCCGCCGACGGCGCGGCGGGTATCGCCACCATCATCCATGGCACCACCGTCGGCACCAATGCGCTGCTGGAGCGCAGGGCCGCGCGCACGGGACTGATCACCACGCGCGGCTTCGCCGACGTGCTGGAGATGCGGCGGCGCGACCGGCCGCATACCTGGGGGCTGCGCGGAGAATACCTGCCGCCGGTGCCGCGCGACCTGCGCAAGGAAGTGGACGAGCGCGTGCTGGCCGACGGCTCGGTCCATACGGAAGTGGACCTGGGCCAGGTCGCGGCCTGCGTGGGCGAACTGCTGGCGCAGGGGTGCGAGGCGGTCTGCGTCTTCTTCATCAACACCTATGCCAACCCGGCCAACGAAGCGGCAGCGGTGGCGCGCGTGCGCGAATTGTGGCCCAACGACTGCGTGACCTCGTCGGCCGAGGTCCTGCCCGAGATCCGTGAATTCGAGCGCGTCTCCACGGCCAGCCTGAACGCGGCATTGCAGCCCGTCGTGGGCGGCTACCTGCGGCGGCTGGAAGGCGACCTGCGCGAGCGCGGCTTCGACGGGCAATTGATGATCGTGCAGAGCAACGGCGGCGTGATGTCGCGGCAGACGGCTTGCGAGCTGCCGGTGCGCACGACGCTGTCCGGACCCGCGGCGGGCGTCATCGCCTGCGCCGCGATCGCGCGGGCGGCGGGCCATCCGGACGTGATGACGGGGGACATGGGCGGAACCTCGTTCGACGTCTCGCTGGTGGTGGACGGGCGGGTGGCGCTGGCCGAGCAGACCAGCATCGCCTTCGGCATGGTCGTGCGCTCGCCGATGATACAGATCGAGACCATAGGCGCCGGCGGCGGGTCGATCGCCAAGGTGGATGCCGGCGGCATGCTGCAGGTGGGGCCGGAATCGGCGGGCAGCCGTCCGGGGCCGGCCTGCTACGGGCATGGCAATCCCTACCCTACGGTCACCGACGCCAACCTGCTGCTGGGCCGCATCGACGCCGCGCGGCCGCTGGGCGGCGGGCTGTTGGGCAAGCTGGACGTGGAACTGGCGCGCGCCGCCATCCAGACCCATGTGGCCGAGCCGCTGGGCCTGGACGCGCTGGAAGCGGCCGAGGCCATCCTGACCGTGGCCAACGCCAAGATGGCCGGCGCCTTGCGCCTGGTGTCCATCGAGAAGGGACACGACCCGCGCCGCTTCGCCTACATGCCCTTCGGTGGCGGAGGCGGGTTGCACGTGTGCGCGATGATGCGCGAAACCGGCGTGGAAACGGGCATCGTGCCGCGCTATCCCGGCGTGACCTCGGCGCTGGGATGCGTGATGGCCGACTTGCGCCACGACGCGGTGCGGACCATCAATCGCGGTCTGGGCGACGTGGATTTCGAAACCCTGCGCGCGCTGGTGTCCGAGTTCCGCGAACGCTGCGACACGCACCTGGCCTCGGCCGGCGTGGCCATCGCCTCGGTGCGCGAGGAACTCTTCCTGGACATGCTCTACCAGGGCCAGACCCATACGGTGATGGTGCCGGTCGAGGCCGACCGCCTGGACGCGCAGGCCGTGGCGGCCGCGTTCGAAGCGGCGTACCGTACCGAGTTCGGAAGGCTGCTGCCCGGCATCCCCGTACGCATCATGAACCTGCGCTACGCACGGGTGGGCGTGCGGCCGAAGTTCGACCTGCGCCTGCTGGCGCCGCCGGGCGATGTATCGTCCGGGCCGGCCGGCACGCAGCGCGTCCACGTCGATGGCGCCTGGACGGACGTGCCGCGCCATGCGCGCCTGGACCTGCCCGTGGGTACGCGGGTAGAGGGGCCGGCCATCTTCGAGCAGCCCGATACCACCGTGTGGCTGGAGCCGGGTTTCTCGGCCACGACCGACGAGCACGGCAACCTGATCCTGAAACCGGTTTGACCCGGGCGGGATGGCCCGCCCGGCATGCGATGCAAGTCCTGTAGACGATGAGGTAGGCGAAATGAGATCCCGCATCAAGCTTCGTGAGCATCTGGCCATCCTGTGCGCCGCGCTGGCGGCCGGCGCCCCGGCCGCGGTCCGTGCGCAGGACTATCCGTCGCGCCCGGTCATGATGATCAATACCTGGGCGCCGGGCGGCCCGTCCGACGCCATCATCCGACCGCTGCTGGAGAAGTTCTCGCAGAAGTTCGGCCAGCCCTTCGTGCTGGAGAACCGCAGCGGTGCCAACGGCAGCATAGGCACCAGCTACGTGGCGCGCTCCCGCAACGATGGCTATACGCTGTTGTTCGCCAACGTCGGACCGATCGCCATCAGCCCCTGGCTGCCCGACAAGCCCAGCTACGATTCGATCAAGGACTTCCAGCCCATCGGGCAGATCGTGTCGGGGTCCACGGTGCTGGTGGTGGCGCCGTCGTTCCCGGCCGGCAACATGCGCGAGTTCATCGACTACGCGAAGAAGAACCCCGGCAAGATCACCTACGGATCGGTGGGCATAGGCAGCAGCACGCACGTGGCGGGCGCCACGCTGGCCAAGATGGCCGGCATCCAGATGGTCCATGCGCCGTACCGGGGATCCTCGCAGATCCAGGTCGACATCATGTCCGGCCAGATCCAGTCCGCCTTCGTGAGCCTGGGCGGGGCGCTGGAACTTATCCGCGCGGGCAAGCTCAAGGCGATCGCGGTCAGCACCCAGTCGCGCTCGTCGGTGCTGCCCGAGGTGCCGGCGGTGTCCGAGACGGTGCCGGGCTTCGACTTCAATGTCTGGTACGGGCTGATGGCGCCAGCGGGCACGCCCAGGGACGTGGTGCAGACGCTGGCCGACGCGCTGAAGGAAACGATGGCGATGCCGGACATCAGGAACCGGCTGCTGGCCAGCGGCCTGGATCCCCATCCGACCGGCCCGGCCGAGTTCGCCAGGAAGATCGAGCAGGACCTGGCGGCCTGGAAGCAGGCCGTCGCCAATGCCAACCTGACGCCGTAACCGAGGACGCGATGACCTCACACAGCTACGACATCCCGGCCATCGACGCCGTGGTCAACATCTGGACGCCGGAGCTGCTGGCGCAGCGGCCCAAGCGCGATGCCTTCTACAGCGGCAAGATGAACGTCGATACCGCCGTCATGCAGGGCTTGTCGCACGAAGACATGCTGCGTCGCATGGATGCCGCCGGCATCGAGCAGGCCTTTCTGATCGCCGCCAAGGTCGGGCCCTGGCAGCACCGCGCCAGTTATCACGTGCCCTACGAGGCGGTGGCCGAGGCGGTCAATCGCCATCCGGACCGCTTCCACGGGCTGGCCGGACTGGATCCCACGGAAGGCATGCGGGGCGTGCGCGAACTGGAGAAGGGCGTGCGGGAGTACGGCTTCATCGGCGCGCATTTCTACCCCCATTGGTTCGAACTCGCACCCGACCATGCGAAGTGGTATCCCTTCTACGCCAAGTGCGCGGAGCTGGACGTGCCGGTACAGCTCCAGGTGGGGCAGTCCATGATCTACGATCCCTCGCACCGGCTGCGCAGCGTGGGCCGGCCCATCTGCCTGGACGCGGTGGCCTGCGATTTTCCCGAGCTGAAGATCATCGGGATACACGTGGGCATACCCTGGACCGAGGAGATGATCGCCATGGCCTGGAAGCATCCCAACGTCTATATCGGCACGGATGCCCACAGCCCCCGGTACTGGCCCGAGGCCTTCGTGAAGTACATCGACAGCTACGGCCAGGACAAGGTGATATTCGGCACCGATTTCCCCATCCTGGACTTCAAGCGGGCGCGCGACGAAATCGAGGCCCTGGGCCTGCGCCCCGGCCCGCGCGAAAAGCTGCTGCGCGCCAACGTGCTGCGCGTCTACGGGCTGGACCGATGAGTGCTGTCATGCCGATGCGCGGCGCGAACGTCGCGGACCAGCTGGCCCTGCACGCCAGCCAGCGGCCCACCAAGCCCGCCATCATCCATCGCGAGCGGGTCATCGACTACCGGCGGCTCGACCTGCTCGTGCGTCAGTGGGCCTCGCTATTGCTGGAGACCGGCGTGCAGCCCGGCGACGTGGTGGGCGTGGCGCTGAAGGACACGCCCGAGCACCTGGTGATGCTGTATGCCGTGGCGCGGGCGGGGGCGGTGATCCTGCCGGTGGACTGCCGCTGGCAGGCCGGCGAGAAACTCAGGGTGGCGCGGCATTTCGGCGCGCGCTGCGTATTGGTCGAGCCCGGGGACGATTTCGCGCCCGGGTTGTGCATGGCGGTCGACGAGGCCTGGCTGGCCCGCTCGGAACGGGTGGTGGCGCGCGACCGCTATGCGGACGAGGACCGGGGCTTCTGCCTGTCGCTGTCGTCGGGGACCACGGGGCGCCCCAAGGGGCCGCTGCTGTCGCACGCGCAGTTCATGAGCCGCTTCTTCACGCACTACGCCGACCTGGGGTTCGGCAGCCGCGAGACTTACATCAACGCCACGCCGCTGTACTTCGGCGGCGGGCGTGCGTTCTCGGTCTCGTCGCTGTACGTGGGGGCCACGGCGGT of Pigmentiphaga sp. H8 contains these proteins:
- a CDS encoding IclR family transcriptional regulator, producing MKETDPLFVTALARGLEILRCFTPARAELGTTEIARLTGLPQPTVWRLCKTLAALGYLVPTANDKLRVGAAALLLGYAVVAQTGINDYAVPLMKAAADTLGTTVLLAERHEASMVVIQRCEPAQVRRVMLHIGSTVGLTDSSLGLAYLAAQPRAERERIIAGLQADGRWDAGQAPGRLRAALDDYERHGAVLMRYPQEHFTAIGVPVQPADRHRTLVLTCGASDALFTDAHVAATVAPTLKRLAAEIAPLLIKR
- a CDS encoding acyl-CoA dehydrogenase family protein — encoded protein: MQQDCTPELAEMRPAIRRFVGERLEPLARQMDQDGQLAPSALAEMRQQGYLGMRLPAEYGGGGFDLATYCLVMEEVARSHRVFTVMLDCTSGLTPIGIARHGTPAQRGKYVARLASGEWLGSFALTEPEAGSDAAALRTTAEKTAGGWVINGLKQFISAAHRAQVVMVLAVTDAARRARGGITAFLVDQGTPGMHIARVDKTIGSDPIELAEIRFDGCFVPDEAVLGEVGGGFGIAMGSLASGRMGVSAACIGTADRLLEEAVAYAKTRVTFGQPLADRQAIQWMLADSATELALARSLAYDTMRRIDAGQDAGTATSMVKLFCSEMVGRVADRTVQILGGSGLIRGVPVERFYRDVRHYRIGEGASEIQRMLIARALLK
- a CDS encoding MmgE/PrpD family protein, which produces MTARPPNVDGESRPLARRLAAFALGLRRADLSPARRGKVALILADFLGCVLAGSSLPEAESAFVLAQPGEVRIPGAPAGLSPESAAIAMSTLGSLLQWHDGYGSGGNHPCNTIIPAVWCMREDRSMASVHMAIAVGYEVANRLAASAHPALTLAGLAPTSCTGAIGATAALGRLLELDEDTLARAIGNAAFSFPAAALRGLTEHGSAVPLHGGLAARCAIESVKLARAGLGAGARVFEGGADPGVLDVLRSRGLAQDPETWRGETLDGVYFKPIPACRHAQPAIDAIQAIWSGGALAARDIERVDVHTYPVALRFGQAPGPSHELYDRLMSVVWTVASALCHGRYDLSNVRRPAVEPEVTRLYPRIHLHVDEAYAALYPRYLPARVEIALRGGGRRTGTCMMEYGTPSEHGPYSPGGTHVPPLDKAGVEHKFRELARAALDDGQADALWREARAVEDLTGQAAAEVG
- a CDS encoding hydantoinase B/oxoprolinase family protein; the encoded protein is MSEVKLDPVTLAVLKGRLEQIADEMDATLYRSAFNPIIAEAHDACHGIYDGATGDTLVQGKSGLPVFVGAMAFAVRAAVQAAQPLGGMREGEVWLFNDPYEGGTHANDFKLVKPFFLEGRLVCFLASAAHWHDVGGNVPGNYNPAATECWQEAVQIPPVRIVQQGEVNPDVLAILRANTRMPDSLWGDLNGQLAALELGERRLAELFSAYGEPRVTGAMGALRERARKLMRAHIASLPDGRYSFEDYLDNDGIRDEMLRVALDMTVEGERLVLDFSRTSGPCAGAVNISRATAVAACYVALKHLFPDVPANAGVLDAVEFVMPEGLLITAQRPRPVGGYTETILRMIDVVFSAAAQADPTRAVAQAYGTINALSIAGLRSDEGRQGQRWVMFSFFGGGHGGHAGGDGLSHGNAPISTATIPPLEIIEAAYPVRFTQWSLRPDSGGPGMHRGGLGAIYEIELLEQSAQAFVFGERGKSAPKGIAGGGNGALNRFSYRVDGQWRTPPMVSKMMGIPLSRGDRVRLETPGGGGYGDPARRDGAVVERDRAMGYVTEGGQ
- a CDS encoding hydantoinase/oxoprolinase family protein; protein product: MSGQQRVVGVDVGGTFTDLFVLDEADQSVAVVKVPSTRGEEAVGFMNGIARLDDAADGAAGIATIIHGTTVGTNALLERRAARTGLITTRGFADVLEMRRRDRPHTWGLRGEYLPPVPRDLRKEVDERVLADGSVHTEVDLGQVAACVGELLAQGCEAVCVFFINTYANPANEAAAVARVRELWPNDCVTSSAEVLPEIREFERVSTASLNAALQPVVGGYLRRLEGDLRERGFDGQLMIVQSNGGVMSRQTACELPVRTTLSGPAAGVIACAAIARAAGHPDVMTGDMGGTSFDVSLVVDGRVALAEQTSIAFGMVVRSPMIQIETIGAGGGSIAKVDAGGMLQVGPESAGSRPGPACYGHGNPYPTVTDANLLLGRIDAARPLGGGLLGKLDVELARAAIQTHVAEPLGLDALEAAEAILTVANAKMAGALRLVSIEKGHDPRRFAYMPFGGGGGLHVCAMMRETGVETGIVPRYPGVTSALGCVMADLRHDAVRTINRGLGDVDFETLRALVSEFRERCDTHLASAGVAIASVREELFLDMLYQGQTHTVMVPVEADRLDAQAVAAAFEAAYRTEFGRLLPGIPVRIMNLRYARVGVRPKFDLRLLAPPGDVSSGPAGTQRVHVDGAWTDVPRHARLDLPVGTRVEGPAIFEQPDTTVWLEPGFSATTDEHGNLILKPV
- a CDS encoding tripartite tricarboxylate transporter substrate binding protein, producing MRSRIKLREHLAILCAALAAGAPAAVRAQDYPSRPVMMINTWAPGGPSDAIIRPLLEKFSQKFGQPFVLENRSGANGSIGTSYVARSRNDGYTLLFANVGPIAISPWLPDKPSYDSIKDFQPIGQIVSGSTVLVVAPSFPAGNMREFIDYAKKNPGKITYGSVGIGSSTHVAGATLAKMAGIQMVHAPYRGSSQIQVDIMSGQIQSAFVSLGGALELIRAGKLKAIAVSTQSRSSVLPEVPAVSETVPGFDFNVWYGLMAPAGTPRDVVQTLADALKETMAMPDIRNRLLASGLDPHPTGPAEFARKIEQDLAAWKQAVANANLTP
- a CDS encoding amidohydrolase family protein is translated as MTSHSYDIPAIDAVVNIWTPELLAQRPKRDAFYSGKMNVDTAVMQGLSHEDMLRRMDAAGIEQAFLIAAKVGPWQHRASYHVPYEAVAEAVNRHPDRFHGLAGLDPTEGMRGVRELEKGVREYGFIGAHFYPHWFELAPDHAKWYPFYAKCAELDVPVQLQVGQSMIYDPSHRLRSVGRPICLDAVACDFPELKIIGIHVGIPWTEEMIAMAWKHPNVYIGTDAHSPRYWPEAFVKYIDSYGQDKVIFGTDFPILDFKRARDEIEALGLRPGPREKLLRANVLRVYGLDR